In a single window of the Cervus elaphus chromosome 1, mCerEla1.1, whole genome shotgun sequence genome:
- the LOC122699932 gene encoding olfactory receptor 5G3-like: MEDQNQTAVTEFLFLGLTDHLYLQIVLFFFLLFVYLATLGGNLEMITLIWIDPRLHMPMYFFLSHLSFVDLCSSSSIAPKMLCDIFANQRSISFMGCAAQMFSFGLFVATECFLLASMAYDQYMAICKPLLYTLIMSQRVCVQLVIGPYAVALVSTMTHMILTFCLPFCGPNVVNHFFCDISPLLPLACADTQINKLVLFTLAGAIGVLSGLIIMISYVCILVAILRIQTADGRRKAFSTCSSHLAAVSILYGTLFFNYVRPSSSSSLDINKVISLFYTVMIPMLNPLIYSLRNKEVKTAFSMKLERKSCLVAR; this comes from the coding sequence ATGGAAGATCAGAATCAGACAGCAGtgactgaatttcttttcttgggcctcACAGATCATCTCTATCTGCAGattgtcctctttttctttcttctttttgtctaTCTTGCCACTCTGGGTGGTAACTTGGAGATGATCACTCTCATATGGATTGATCCCAGACTCCACATgcccatgtatttttttcttagtcaCTTGTCCTTTGTAGACTTGTGTTCCTCTTCTTCCATTGCCCCCAAGATGCTGTGTGATATCTTTGCAAATCAAAGAAGCATCTCCTTCATGGGTTGTGCTGCACAGATGTTTTCCTTTGGTCTTTTTGTGGCCACTGAATGTTTCCTGCTGGCTTCCATGGCCTATGATCAGTAtatggccatctgcaagcctttGTTGTACACACTCATTATGTCCCAGAGGGTCTGTGTGCAGCTGGTTATAGGCCCTTATGCTGTGGCCCTTGTAAGCACCATGACCCATATGATTCTCACTTTTTGCTTACCCTTCTGTGGTCCAAATGTGGTCAAtcactttttctgtgatattTCACCACTGCTTCCCCTTGCGTGTGCAGACACCCAGATCAATAAGTTGGTGCTTTTCACCTTGGCTGGAGCAATAGGAGTGCTCAGTGGCCTGATCATCATGATCTCCTATGTTTGCATCCTGGTGGCCATCCTGAGGATCCAGACTGCTGATGGGAGGAGGAAAGCTTTCTCTACTTGTTCTTCTCACCTGGCAGCTGTCTCCATCCTATATGGGACTCTTTTCTTCAATTATGTTCGACCCAGCTCAAGTTCCTCCCTAGATATCAATAAAGTGATTTCTCTCTTTTACACTGTGATGATCCCCATGTTGAACCCCCTCATCTACAGCTTGAGGAACAAAGAGGTGAAAACTGCATTCAGTATGAAACTTGAAAGGAAAAGTTGCTTAGTAGCTAGGTAA